In the Rhizobium sp. CB3090 genome, one interval contains:
- a CDS encoding RNA polymerase sigma factor, which translates to MPTPVAAIDIRRDLVGLLPKLRRFALTLAGDTTDADELVQSVCQRGIAKFHLWNNDGRLESWLYTMSRHQWVDEARRLRLRPASKGSALEQGELTAPGIRANPVEANEAHQMVTSLPEGLASVFLLVDVEGHSYKQAADILGISLSTVASRLSGARLRLATQGHSRSPRRF; encoded by the coding sequence ATGCCTACGCCGGTAGCCGCCATCGACATCAGACGAGATCTGGTCGGCCTTCTTCCGAAGCTCCGGCGCTTCGCCTTGACATTAGCGGGCGATACGACTGACGCGGACGAACTCGTGCAGAGCGTCTGCCAGCGCGGCATTGCGAAATTCCATCTGTGGAACAATGACGGCCGGCTCGAAAGCTGGCTTTACACCATGTCCCGCCATCAATGGGTGGATGAGGCGCGGCGTCTTCGGCTGCGGCCTGCGTCAAAGGGTAGCGCGCTGGAACAAGGCGAACTGACAGCACCGGGCATACGCGCCAATCCGGTCGAAGCAAACGAAGCGCATCAAATGGTCACATCTTTGCCCGAAGGGCTTGCCAGTGTCTTCCTGCTCGTCGATGTCGAAGGGCACAGCTACAAACAGGCGGCCGATATTCTTGGCATTTCCTTGTCGACGGTGGCGTCGCGGCTTTCCGGCGCCCGCCTTCGCCTCGCCACTCAAGGTCACAGCCGCTCGCCGCGAAGGTTTTAG
- a CDS encoding metallophosphoesterase, translating into MFKLAHISDVHLGPLPRLSIRELASKRITGFVNWHRNRRKHLFGGTLDLLLEDIKSKQADHLAVTGDLVNLASGIEIRTASEWLKTLGDPAFTSVVPGNHDAYVPGSYEKAMRAWYPYVQGDHAPAEWQEGRRIFPYLRIRDRVALIGCSTAVATPPFAASGFYSARQARETVNMLRAAGEAGLFRVVMIHHPPIRGATSFYKRMIGIRRFAAVISTGGAELVLHGHTHLNTLHWLRGQTGPVPVVGIASASQGPGGLKPPAAYNLFTIDGNPGAWELKAERFSLNARGDDVEEHGVDILAW; encoded by the coding sequence ATGTTCAAGCTCGCGCATATTTCCGACGTTCACCTGGGCCCCCTCCCACGGCTTTCGATCAGAGAACTCGCCTCCAAACGCATTACCGGATTTGTGAACTGGCACCGGAACCGGCGCAAGCATCTTTTTGGCGGAACGCTCGATCTTCTGCTCGAAGACATCAAGTCTAAGCAGGCCGATCATCTTGCCGTGACCGGCGATCTCGTCAATCTCGCCAGCGGCATCGAAATCCGCACCGCTTCGGAATGGCTGAAGACGCTCGGCGATCCTGCCTTCACCTCCGTCGTGCCCGGGAATCACGACGCCTATGTGCCCGGCTCCTACGAGAAGGCCATGCGCGCTTGGTATCCTTATGTCCAGGGCGACCATGCGCCGGCTGAGTGGCAGGAGGGCCGGCGCATTTTTCCCTATCTGCGCATTCGCGACCGCGTCGCGCTGATCGGCTGCTCGACGGCGGTGGCGACGCCCCCCTTTGCCGCGAGCGGCTTCTATTCGGCCCGGCAGGCACGCGAGACGGTGAATATGCTGCGTGCCGCGGGCGAAGCGGGCCTTTTTCGCGTGGTGATGATCCATCACCCACCGATCCGGGGCGCAACCAGCTTCTATAAGCGCATGATCGGCATCCGCCGCTTCGCCGCCGTCATATCGACAGGCGGCGCCGAACTGGTTCTGCACGGCCACACGCATCTTAACACGCTGCATTGGCTGAGGGGGCAAACCGGCCCGGTGCCCGTCGTCGGCATTGCATCGGCCTCACAAGGTCCTGGCGGACTGAAGCCGCCCGCCGCCTACAATCTCTTCACCATTGACGGCAATCCCGGCGCCTGGGAGCTCAAAGCCGAGCGCTTCAGCCTCAATGCCCGAGGCGACGACGTCGAGGAGCACGGCGTCGATATCTTGGCTTGGTAA
- a CDS encoding tetratricopeptide repeat protein — protein sequence MKSSAVTALAVGFLVCTSLQALAAGSESDETAPPPKTKTTTECTDGKVWDKDKKECVKPQKSGFNDDQLFQAAREFAYAGQYDNAITVLKLAKNQDDPRILNYLGYSNRKAGRMQLGMTYYRKALQRDENYILARSYMGQALLEQGDVQAARVQLVEIRDRGGENTWAYRSLLQSLNGQIRY from the coding sequence ATGAAGAGTTCCGCAGTGACCGCGCTTGCCGTGGGATTTCTCGTTTGCACCAGCCTGCAGGCTCTCGCGGCCGGCTCAGAGAGCGACGAGACGGCACCGCCGCCGAAGACCAAAACCACGACGGAATGCACCGATGGCAAGGTCTGGGACAAGGATAAAAAAGAATGCGTGAAACCGCAGAAAAGTGGTTTTAACGACGATCAGCTTTTCCAGGCGGCGCGCGAGTTCGCCTATGCCGGCCAATATGACAACGCCATCACCGTCCTGAAACTCGCCAAGAACCAGGACGATCCCCGCATTCTCAACTATCTCGGTTATTCCAACCGCAAAGCCGGGCGCATGCAGCTCGGCATGACCTATTATCGCAAGGCTCTCCAGCGCGACGAGAACTACATCCTCGCTCGTTCCTATATGGGCCAGGCGCTGCTCGAACAGGGCGATGTGCAGGCAGCGCGCGTGCAACTTGTTGAAATTCGTGATCGCGGCGGCGAAAACACCTGGGCCTATCGTTCGCTGCTGCAATCGCTGAATGGTCAAATCAGGTATTGA
- a CDS encoding NUDIX domain-containing protein has product MNDSAAPDEVRGWRAKLFGRMLHSYFVLTRSMTMGVRAACFDREGRIFLVRHSYVAGWHMPGGGVERHETVEQALAKELREEGNLVISGRPQIFHVYFNNRTSKRDHVIFYRVEVEQTVPRKPDLEIVESGFFPLDALPPGTTKATYRRLKELEGDMPPSNYW; this is encoded by the coding sequence ATGAACGACAGCGCTGCTCCCGACGAAGTCCGCGGCTGGCGGGCCAAGCTGTTCGGTCGAATGCTGCACAGCTATTTCGTGCTCACCCGCAGCATGACCATGGGCGTGCGGGCAGCCTGCTTCGACCGGGAGGGGCGGATTTTCCTGGTGCGGCATTCCTATGTTGCCGGCTGGCACATGCCGGGCGGCGGTGTCGAGCGCCATGAGACGGTGGAGCAGGCGCTGGCGAAGGAGCTGCGCGAAGAGGGCAATCTGGTGATCTCGGGCCGGCCGCAGATCTTCCACGTCTACTTCAACAACAGAACCAGCAAGCGCGATCACGTCATCTTCTACCGCGTGGAAGTCGAGCAGACCGTGCCGCGTAAGCCGGATCTGGAAATCGTCGAAAGCGGCTTCTTTCCGCTTGATGCCCTGCCGCCCGGAACGACCAAGGCAACCTACCGGCGGTTGAAGGAGCTGGAGGGCGACATGCCACCCTCGAATTACTGGTAG
- a CDS encoding glutathione S-transferase family protein encodes MGMLVDGAWHDVWYDTKETKGHFKRAASQFRNWITADGAPGPSGTGSFKAEAGRYHLYVSLACPWAHRTLIFRKLKKLESLISVSIVDPLMLENGWEFKGRDGGTVDHLFGAKALWEVYIKADPHYSGRVTVPVLWDKQTGTIVNNESSEIIRMFNSAFDGLTGSKDDFYPMELRGDIDALNEIVYDTVNNGVYKSGFATTQEAYEENVLRLFETLDMLDKRLERNRYLFGDRLTEADWRLFTTLARFDAVYIGHFKCNIRRIEDYRNLSGYLRDLYQVSGVAETTNLVHIKNHYYRSHKTINPTGIVPVGPDLDFNRPHARERLAKAA; translated from the coding sequence ATGGGCATGTTGGTCGACGGCGCCTGGCATGACGTGTGGTATGACACCAAGGAAACCAAGGGTCATTTCAAGCGCGCGGCTTCGCAGTTTCGCAACTGGATCACCGCGGATGGGGCGCCGGGTCCGAGTGGCACAGGCAGCTTCAAGGCCGAGGCAGGCCGCTACCATCTCTATGTCTCGCTGGCCTGCCCCTGGGCGCACCGCACCTTGATCTTCCGTAAGCTGAAAAAGCTCGAGAGCCTGATCTCCGTTTCCATCGTCGATCCGCTGATGCTGGAAAACGGCTGGGAGTTCAAAGGCAGGGATGGCGGCACTGTCGATCACCTCTTCGGCGCAAAGGCGCTTTGGGAAGTCTACATCAAGGCCGATCCGCATTATTCCGGCCGCGTCACCGTTCCCGTCCTTTGGGACAAGCAGACCGGCACGATCGTCAATAATGAATCCTCCGAGATCATCCGCATGTTCAACAGCGCCTTCGACGGCCTGACCGGTTCGAAGGACGACTTTTATCCCATGGAACTTCGCGGCGACATCGATGCACTGAACGAGATCGTCTACGACACGGTCAATAATGGTGTCTACAAATCCGGCTTCGCCACCACGCAGGAAGCCTATGAGGAAAATGTCCTTCGTCTGTTCGAAACCCTGGACATGCTCGATAAGCGCCTGGAACGGAACCGCTATCTCTTCGGTGACCGGCTAACCGAGGCAGACTGGCGGCTGTTCACCACGCTCGCCCGCTTCGATGCCGTCTATATCGGTCACTTCAAATGCAATATCCGCCGCATCGAGGATTACCGCAATCTGTCCGGATACCTGCGTGACCTCTACCAGGTCTCCGGCGTCGCCGAGACGACCAATCTCGTGCACATCAAAAATCACTATTATCGCAGCCACAAGACGATCAATCCCACCGGCATCGTCCCCGTGGGTCCCGATCTCGATTTCAACCGGCCACATGCCCGCGAACGGCTGGCAAAGGCCGCTTGA
- a CDS encoding N-acetyltransferase, which translates to MHKHELVYLTEDASHDAVIEIINEEAFGPGRFTRAAARIREQGPHDRSLSFICADDGETIASVRMTPVLAGSVKGHLLGPLAVRPSHKNQGIGRELVRIAVEAAKRKGSEAVILVGDPPYYGPLGFEKVAYNALAFPGPVDPNRVLVVPIAADTHARLTGTIAWREADIPDVVSDEENDDEDLPLRAIAV; encoded by the coding sequence ATGCACAAGCACGAACTGGTCTACCTCACTGAGGACGCGTCGCATGACGCTGTCATCGAAATCATCAACGAAGAAGCATTCGGTCCCGGCCGGTTCACCCGCGCCGCAGCGCGGATTCGCGAGCAGGGGCCGCATGATCGCTCACTCTCCTTCATCTGCGCCGACGATGGCGAGACGATCGCCTCCGTCCGGATGACGCCGGTGCTGGCCGGTTCTGTCAAAGGGCATCTGCTGGGACCGCTCGCCGTGCGGCCCTCGCACAAGAACCAGGGTATCGGCCGCGAGCTCGTGCGGATCGCTGTCGAAGCCGCCAAGCGCAAGGGGTCGGAAGCGGTGATCCTGGTCGGCGATCCGCCTTACTACGGTCCGCTCGGTTTCGAGAAGGTCGCTTATAACGCGCTCGCCTTTCCGGGGCCGGTCGATCCCAATAGGGTGCTCGTCGTGCCGATCGCCGCCGATACGCATGCGCGGCTCACCGGCACGATCGCCTGGCGTGAGGCAGACATCCCGGATGTTGTCTCCGATGAGGAGAATGACGACGAAGATCTGCCGCTGAGGGCAATCGCGGTCTAG